One Schlesneria paludicola DSM 18645 DNA segment encodes these proteins:
- the rsmH gene encoding 16S rRNA (cytosine(1402)-N(4))-methyltransferase RsmH, which yields MEPRSPGRDATAVHVPVLLREVLQQLRLEPGLTVVDGTVGAGGHSREMLKVVGPSGRLIGLDRDPMMLGHAGKVVSGPNMFLRHSSYVELPAVLRELGMTGVDRILLDLGLSSDQLSDVSRGFGFLSDGPLDLRFDPSSGKSAADVLAYASAAQLEEVFTEFGEEPRAKALAEYLVKRRTSAPIRTGADLTQAVAECPAIRKQGHSDKNPATRIFQALRIAVNHELEHVERGISSSAYDSLNPGGLLAVITFHSLEDRLVKNEFRNQDRWVNLTAKPIVASPQEQRFNPRSRSAKLRVAQKKV from the coding sequence ATGGAGCCTCGTTCCCCCGGTCGTGATGCTACGGCAGTCCATGTCCCCGTTCTGTTGCGTGAAGTGCTGCAACAGCTCCGGCTGGAACCTGGATTGACCGTTGTGGACGGTACGGTCGGAGCGGGAGGACACAGTCGCGAAATGCTGAAAGTTGTTGGTCCATCTGGACGCCTGATTGGTCTCGACCGTGACCCCATGATGCTGGGGCATGCCGGGAAAGTCGTGTCCGGCCCCAACATGTTCCTGCGGCACTCAAGTTATGTGGAACTTCCGGCTGTGCTTCGTGAACTGGGAATGACTGGCGTCGATCGAATCCTGCTGGATCTGGGACTGTCCTCTGACCAGCTCTCGGACGTCTCACGAGGATTTGGTTTCTTGAGTGACGGACCCTTGGATCTGCGCTTCGATCCGTCATCGGGAAAGTCGGCTGCGGATGTGCTGGCCTACGCCTCGGCCGCGCAGTTGGAGGAAGTCTTCACAGAATTCGGTGAAGAGCCCCGCGCGAAGGCTCTTGCGGAATACCTGGTCAAACGTCGGACATCGGCGCCCATTCGTACGGGTGCCGATCTGACGCAAGCGGTGGCGGAATGTCCGGCGATTCGTAAGCAGGGGCACAGCGATAAGAATCCCGCGACGCGTATTTTTCAGGCATTGCGGATTGCCGTGAACCACGAACTGGAACATGTGGAACGCGGGATTTCGTCCAGCGCCTATGACTCGTTGAATCCTGGGGGTTTGTTGGCGGTGATTACTTTCCACTCGTTGGAAGATCGGTTGGTGAAGAATGAATTTCGGAATCAGGATCGATGGGTCAATCTGACGGCCAAGCCGATTGTCGCATCGCCCCAGGAACAGCGCTTCAACCCGCGGAGCCGCTCGGCGAAGTTGCGCGTGGCGCAGAAGAAAGTGTGA
- a CDS encoding LysM peptidoglycan-binding domain-containing protein, whose translation MMTREAKVGLMMVAVLVGVFGFLVYKRIHRPMDLRADQRILNEETSTTNQDDFPPPRDEIALPDHQHRPSKTLRDAKAVVRKVEELAEDVVDDVESFAQTKPRKDKAKAAIPNDFSDDTEFVKLEPPPREEHHRSDFRARKVEAKAEPEVIEDDSPFDDSDEESPASNIILTSSEEPQSDPFDLPAAEVEERSDKPDGQLRHRRQLPPADEPFEQPVETARQARQVVEEDSGLDTPPQRPYADTDTFESTPRGRREAAPLRLSDDVPPSRPAGNTVATVHGPKYTIQPNDNFWIISRKRYGAGRYYMALAEHNRNVIPDPKRMMPGVVISTPDVEHLEREHASIIPKPPVADVVVPVAATRAQKLDDGPPGFFVSREGHPMYRVGDKDTLTEIAKVHLNRSTRWVQILELNRNVLRDGNELKIGTVLRLPADASRVRVADAQRDFR comes from the coding sequence ATGATGACACGCGAAGCCAAAGTCGGCCTGATGATGGTGGCTGTACTGGTCGGCGTGTTCGGCTTTCTCGTCTACAAGCGGATTCATCGTCCGATGGATTTGCGTGCTGACCAGAGAATTTTGAACGAGGAAACGTCGACCACGAATCAGGACGACTTTCCACCGCCGCGTGATGAAATTGCACTGCCCGATCATCAGCATCGTCCTTCGAAGACGTTGCGCGACGCGAAAGCGGTCGTGCGTAAGGTCGAAGAACTTGCGGAAGATGTCGTTGACGACGTTGAATCGTTCGCGCAGACGAAACCTCGCAAAGACAAGGCGAAGGCCGCGATCCCGAACGACTTCTCGGATGACACCGAGTTCGTGAAGCTCGAACCGCCACCGCGCGAGGAACATCATCGATCCGATTTCCGGGCTCGCAAGGTCGAGGCCAAGGCGGAACCGGAAGTGATCGAGGATGACAGTCCGTTTGACGATTCAGACGAAGAATCGCCCGCATCGAACATCATTCTGACTTCGTCCGAGGAGCCGCAGAGCGATCCGTTTGATTTACCCGCAGCAGAGGTCGAAGAACGTTCTGACAAGCCCGACGGTCAACTGCGTCACCGTCGGCAATTGCCTCCCGCGGATGAACCGTTTGAACAACCTGTGGAAACAGCACGGCAGGCTCGTCAGGTGGTCGAAGAGGACAGCGGGCTTGATACACCACCGCAACGTCCCTATGCCGATACCGATACGTTCGAATCGACGCCACGTGGCCGGCGCGAGGCGGCTCCACTTCGTTTGAGCGACGACGTGCCTCCTTCGCGTCCTGCTGGAAATACCGTGGCGACGGTGCATGGTCCCAAGTACACGATCCAGCCCAATGACAACTTCTGGATTATCTCGCGAAAGCGGTATGGGGCAGGGCGATACTATATGGCTCTGGCCGAACACAACCGCAACGTGATTCCTGATCCCAAGCGGATGATGCCTGGCGTTGTGATCTCGACGCCCGACGTCGAACATCTGGAACGCGAGCACGCGAGCATTATTCCAAAGCCGCCCGTCGCGGATGTGGTCGTTCCCGTCGCCGCCACGCGCGCACAAAAACTGGACGATGGACCGCCAGGATTTTTCGTCTCGCGCGAAGGACACCCGATGTACCGCGTGGGAGATAAGGACACCCTGACCGAAATCGCTAAGGTCCACCTGAACCGATCGACGCGTTGGGTCCAAATTCTGGAACTGAACCGCAATGTCCTCCGAGACGGAAATGAACTCAAGATTGGAACGGTTCTTCGCCTTCCCGCGGATGCAAGCCGAGTTCGAGTGGCGGACGCTCAACGCGACTTCCGATAA